One part of the Moorena sp. SIOASIH genome encodes these proteins:
- a CDS encoding acyl-CoA thioesterase → MQTYEYSHIVSFEETNLVGNVYYVNHLKWQGRCREMFLYDHAPEVLAELSQGLALATVRISCEYFSELFAFDRLAIRMQLKNLHQNRITMLFEYWRLNDAGEDLVARGEQQVACMRREGDKTVPVPVPQVLQAALQPYAA, encoded by the coding sequence ATGCAAACCTACGAATATTCCCACATCGTGAGCTTTGAAGAAACCAATCTTGTTGGCAATGTCTACTACGTCAACCATTTGAAGTGGCAAGGACGCTGCCGCGAGATGTTTCTCTATGATCATGCCCCTGAAGTCCTGGCAGAACTATCCCAAGGACTTGCCCTTGCTACGGTTCGCATCTCCTGCGAATATTTTTCTGAGTTATTTGCTTTCGACCGCTTGGCCATTCGTATGCAATTGAAAAACCTCCATCAAAACCGGATCACAATGCTATTTGAATACTGGCGACTAAACGATGCCGGTGAAGATTTGGTAGCTCGGGGTGAACAACAAGTCGCTTGTATGCGACGTGAGGGAGACAAAACCGTCCCTGTTCCTGTGCCTCAAGTACTCCAGGCTGCACTTCAACCCTATGCTGCTTGA